Part of the Streptomyces sp. HSG2 genome, CTCCTCGTAGGCCGTTCCCCCCATCCTGCCCCAGCCCGGGACGGATGCCGAACGCTGCGGACGTCAGCCGCTTCGGGCGTGCAGCGACGCCAGGTAGGCGTTGTAGGCCTCCAGCTCCCGCTCGCCGTCGCGGTCGGCGGCGCGGTCCGTGCGACGGGCCTGACGCTGATCGGAGGCGTACCACTGGAACAACAGTGCGATGAGGACGAGGACGGAGGGGATCTCGCTGAAGGCCCAGGCGATCCCGCCCGCCGCGTTCTGGTCGGCGAGCGCGTCGATGCCCAGCGAGGCGGCGGGGTTCGCGTAGGTCTCCACCATCGGGGCCGTGGCCATCATCAGCGCGATCCCGAAGAAGGCGTGGAAGGGCATGCCCGCGAACAGTTCCAACATCCGCATCAGATGTCCGGGACGGTGCGGCCCGGGGTCGACGCCCATGATCGGCCAGAAGAAGACGAGGCCGACGGCGAGGAAGTGCACCATCATCCCGACGTGCCCGGCGCGCGACCCCATCAGGGCGTCGAAGAGCGGCGTGAAGTACAGCCCGTAGAGGCTGGCGATGAACATCGGGATGGTGAAGGCCGGATGGGTGACGATCCGGATGTATCGGCTGTGCAGCAGCCTCAGCAGCAGTTCGCGCGGGCCGGTGCGGCCCCGGCCGGCCGGTGGAAGGGCACGCAGGGCCAGAGTGATCGGCGCGCCCAACAGGATCAGGATCGGCGACACCATGCTGATGATCATGTGCTGCACCATGTGCACGCTGAACATGGCCATGCCGTAGTCGTTCAGCGCCGTGCACATGGTCAGCACGATGCTCGCCACGCCCAGCGCGAAGCCCACGGTCCGTCCCACCGGCCATCGGTCGCCGCGCCGCACCAGACGGGCGACGCCCCAGGCGTACAGCGTCAGTGCCAGCAGGCAGGACACCAGGAACACCGGATCCGGAGACCACTGGAGTCCTCGGGCCAGCGTGAACGGCGGCAGGTCCATCATCATGCCGTGCCCGCTGTGATCCATCCGCCGGCTCCTGATCCGTAGGGTTCGCGCGTTCCGCGACACGCCGTCCGACGACGGCATTTGTCCGCACCAGAGTAGAACCGCCCCCGGTCGCGCCCGCGACCGGGGGCGGTTCTGCCGCCGGTCGGGGCTAGAGCACGCACTCCGCCTCGGCGTACCGGCCCTCGGGGACGGTCTTGAGGGACTCCACCGCGTCGGCCAGTGGCACCGTGACGATCTCCGTGCCGCGC contains:
- a CDS encoding cytochrome c oxidase assembly protein; the encoded protein is MDHSGHGMMMDLPPFTLARGLQWSPDPVFLVSCLLALTLYAWGVARLVRRGDRWPVGRTVGFALGVASIVLTMCTALNDYGMAMFSVHMVQHMIISMVSPILILLGAPITLALRALPPAGRGRTGPRELLLRLLHSRYIRIVTHPAFTIPMFIASLYGLYFTPLFDALMGSRAGHVGMMVHFLAVGLVFFWPIMGVDPGPHRPGHLMRMLELFAGMPFHAFFGIALMMATAPMVETYANPAASLGIDALADQNAAGGIAWAFSEIPSVLVLIALLFQWYASDQRQARRTDRAADRDGERELEAYNAYLASLHARSG